A stretch of the Lactuca sativa cultivar Salinas chromosome 9, Lsat_Salinas_v11, whole genome shotgun sequence genome encodes the following:
- the LOC111886380 gene encoding probable sarcosine oxidase, whose amino-acid sequence MENLGRFDVIVIGAGVMGSSAAYQAAKRGQKTLLLEQFDFLHYRGSSHGESRTIRATYPESYYSPMVVESEKLWREAESEIGYKVYFKTQQLDLGPVDNSSLCALIANCKKHTLNHQILDRHRVKEHFTRKIEFPEDWIAVVTELGGVLKPTKAVAMFQTLAIKHGAVLKDKTEIVDLVSDKHNGGVLVSSRSGEQFWGRKCVVTAGAWVSKLIQKVSNGGMVLPIQPVETAVFYWKIKEGHELDYTIEAGFPSFASYGEPYIYGTPALEFPDLIKVAVHGGRECDPDKRTWWAATGSEGATMVIGHLKEWIKLRFGDGVDWEDGPVITQSCLYSMTPDEDYIIDFLGGGFNEDVVVAGGFSGHGFKMAPLVGRILTDLAIGGKAAAEQLDEDIKHFKLGRFEGNPRGNVKEFEDQVRLALGRQS is encoded by the coding sequence ATGGAGAATTTGGGACGATTTGATGTGATTGTGATCGGAGCCGGCGTGATGGGGAGTTCAGCGGCATATCAAGCAGCTAAACGTGGTCAAAAAACTCTACTCCTTGAGCAATTCGACTTCCTACACTACCGTGGATCATCTCACGGCGAATCTCGAACAATCCGAGCAACTTACCCGGAATCTTACTATTCTCCAATGGTTGTTGAATCGGAGAAGTTGTGGAGAGAAGCAGAATCAGAAATCGGCTATAAAGTTTACTTCAAAACACAACAACTGGATTTAGGTCCGGTGGACAATAGTTCTCTCTGCGCTCTCATTGCCAATTGCAAAAAACACACGCTTAATCACCAAATTCTCGATCGTCATCGAGTGAAGGAACATTTCACCCGTAAGATTGAGTTTCCGGAAGATTGGATTGCGGTTGTGACGGAGCTTGGAGGTGTCCTGAAACCTACTAAAGCAGTTGCAATGTTTCAAACACTCGCAATCAAACATGGTGCAGTGCTTAAAGACAAGACGGAGATTGTCGATTTGGTGAGTGATAAGCATAACGGTGGCGTTCTGGTGAGTAGCAGATCGGGAGAACAGTTTTGGGGTAGGAAATGCGTGGTCACAGCGGGAGCTTGGGTGAGTAAGTTGATTCAAAAGGTAAGTAATGGTGGCATGGTTTTGCCGATACAGCCAGTGGAAACAGCTGTGTTTTATTGGAAGATCAAAGAGGGCCATGAACTTGATTACACCATAGAAGCAGGATTTCCATCATTTGCAAGCTATGGCGAGCCTTATATCTATGGAACACCGGCTTTGGAGTTCCCTGATCTGATCAAAGTTGCTGTTCATGGTGGGCGGGAATGTGATCCAGATAAGAGGACATGGTGGGCTGCTACAGGGTCAGAAGGGGCAACAATGGTTATCGGACATCTTAAAGAATGGATCAAATTAAGGTTTGGTGATGGAGTTGATTGGGAAGATGGGCCAGTGATTACTCAATCTTGCTTGTATTCCATGACACCAGATGAGGATTACATTATTGATTTTTTAGGAGGAGGGTTCAATGAGGATGTGGTGGTTGCCGGTGGTTTCTCCGGCCATGGATTCAAGATGGCTCCATTAGTTGGGAGGATACTGACGGATCTGGCCATCGGCGGGAAGGCGGCAGCAGAACAACTTGATGAAGACATCAAGCATTTTAAGCTTGGAAGATTTGAAGGCAACCCCAGAGGAAATGTGAAAGAGTTTGAAGACCAGGTTCGCCTTGCCTTAGGTAGGCAGTCTTAG